In a genomic window of Diorhabda carinulata isolate Delta chromosome 8, icDioCari1.1, whole genome shotgun sequence:
- the LOC130897613 gene encoding serine/threonine-protein kinase pakG-like has protein sequence MFFQKKSFAISSSVFSGIYVGCKHIHKHLHVCSIISLSVVVPIKYSKYSDFILFPLARYLKKNLLIYFIFITGSTIQKKWKDMRDCFAKELAMQREKSGQGAIKKKKYVHFDSLLFLLPSLQKRETSGNIPSPSQDDPNADEIENLQPTNNNRTTSSKKASKSQNNNDDYEQKLLNSLNTHQNTCEYDEDINFSQMIVPMLRKLNDDQKHFANIEIINILQKAKSFCPSETPIYYSGSRSHMLFTPTPSPQPYHTYSPSSSPTMLIQSPASTSVPSAHSITNRSRSHVSSTPTPSPQSYTYSPSPSPTLPIQSLISIPVPAISSARKKP, from the coding sequence AtgttctttcaaaaaaaaagttttgctaTATCTTCTTCGGTTTTTTCAGGCATATATGTAGGTTGCAAACATATCCACAAACACTTGCATGTGTGTTCAATTATTTCACTTAGTGTTGTTGTAccaatcaaatattcaaaatacagCGACTTCATACTGTTTCCACTAGCAAGATAcctgaaaaaaaatctattaatatatttcatttttattacaggCAGTACAATACAAAAGAAATGGAAGGATATGCGCGATTGCTTTGCTAAAGAATTAGCTATGCAACGTGAGAAATCTGGTCAAGGTgctataaaaaagaagaaatatgttCATTTTGATTCTCTGTTATTTTTGTTACCATCTTTACAAAAAAGGGAAACGAGCGGCAATATTCCATCTCCTTCACAAGATGATCCTAATGCTGACGAAATCGAAAATCTTCAGCCTACGAATAATAATCGGACCACGTCCTCTAAGAAGGCTTCcaaaagtcaaaataataatgatgattatgaacaaaaattattaaattctttaaatACACATCAGAATACGTGCGAATATGATGAAGACATAAACTTTTCACAAATGATTGTACCAATGTTACGCAAACTTAATGATGATCAAAAACATTTTGCtaatatagaaattataaatattttgcagAAAGCCAAATCTTTCTGTCCATCCGAAACACCAATTTATTATTCAGGATCAAGGTCACATATGTTATTTACGCCTACGCCGTCTCCGCAACCATATCACACATATTCCCCTTCTTCATCTCCAACCATGCTGATACAATCGCCAGCTTCAACATCAGTGCCGTCCGcacattcaataacaaatagaTCAAGATCACATGTGTCATCAACGCCAACGCCATCTCCGCAATCATATACATATTCCCCTTCTCCATCTCCAACCTTACCGATACAGTCATTAATTTCAATACCGGTGCCGGCTATTTCCTCAGCAAGAAAAAAGCCATAG
- the LOC130897597 gene encoding jerky protein homolog, with protein MFSKPKPSSSKGEKRKHFRHGIQRLDVTGETLSANQNSAEKYKYEFEKIVADNDLTPKQIYNADETGLLWRCLPTSTLAGGGEKAAKGLKKNKDRLTVLLCANASGNHRVTPFVIGKSAKPSAFKNVTHLPNQYDAQSNAWITAALFKDCFFRYFVPEVKESFKSLGLPEHTKAILLLDNCKSHPPVDELVSGNIVATLLPPNVTSLIQPMDQGVIQNFKCFYRWSFIRGLLNADCDVTDFQKKFTVKDAVYAIAQSWNQVKNTTLQKCWRKLWPAADALTKVLNVVRSTDNPLKNLPEDEVEEWLLIDENEPVEQELTDEDIMNIVVNPQFTQNFEENDSDAETEEKEKISWAEAAESLNKFISFAEASTGYSALEIIDFHIIRNKFYTKHQKSRKQKDIRDFFKSK; from the exons ATGTTTTCAAAACCTAAGCCTTCGAGTTCAAAAGGAGAGAAAAGAAAACAC TTTCGGCATGGAATTCAAAGACTTGATGTAACTGGAGAAACCCTTTCAGCAAACCAAAACTCTgcagaaaaatacaaatacgAGTTTGAGAAAATCGTGGCTGATAATGATTTAACACCTAAACAGATTTACAATGCTGATGAAACAGGGCTATTGTGGCGATGTTTACCAACATCTACACTAGCTGGGGGAGGAGAAAAAGCAGCCAagggtttaaaaaaaaacaaagacaGATTAACCGTTTTGCTATGTGCTAATGCGTCTGGAAACCACCGAGTGACCCCTTTTGTGATAGGTAAATCTGCAAAACCCAGTGCTTTTAAGAATGTTACACACTTGCCTAACCAATACGATGCTCAATCAAATGCGTGGATAACTGCCGCCCTCTTTAAAGACTGCTTTTTTCGCTACTTTGTGCCTGAGGTCAAGGAATCCTTCAAAAGCCTTGGTCTACCAGAACATACTAAAGCCATCCTTCTTTTGGACAATTGCAAATCCCATCCGCCAGTAGATGAGTTAGTTTCTGGAAATATTGTTGCTACTCTGCTCCCACCTAACGTAACATCTTTGATTCAACCCATGGACCAAGgggttattcaaaattttaaatgcttttataGATGGTCTTTTATTCGAGGCCTGTTAAATGCCGACTGTGACGTGactgattttcaaaaaaagtttacagtAAAAGATGCCGTCTATGCTATTGCACAGTCTTGGAACCAGGTAAAAAATACAACACTCCAAAAATGCTGGAGAAAACTTTGGCCAGCTGCAGACGCTCTGACCAAAGTTTTGAATGTCGTTAGAAGTACTGATAATCCCTTGAAAAACCTGCCTGAAGATGAGGTAGAGGAGTGGCTTTTAATCGACGAGAATGAGCCTGTTGAACAAGAACTAACCGATGAGGACATTATGAACATAGTAGTAAACCCTCAGTTTactcaaaattttgaagaaaatgactCAGATGCCGAAAcggaagaaaaggaaaaaatcagCTGGGCAGAAGCTGCAGAAtcactaaataaatttatctctttTGCTGAGGCTAGTACTGGCTACAGTGctttagaaattattgatttccatatcattagaaataaattttatactaaaCACCAAAAgtcaagaaaacaaaaagacaTTCGTGACTTTTTTAAATCTAAGTGA